The following DNA comes from Desulfobaculum bizertense DSM 18034.
GGCGATGTTTACCGGGGCGGTCATATACTTGAGCACTCCGGCAATGGTGGCCAAAATCTGCCGGGCTGCTGGGCCTGGTTCAGACTGGCCTGTCTTGAAAAGCAGGTCATCGGATAAAACAAGGGCGACGCCTTCTGGCCGCTCCAGAATCTGGAGATTCTTCATAAGGTCCTGACGGCTGATGCTCTCTGGCAAAACGTCGTCCGGGAAGAGCAGGTCCTTGATTCTGTTTTGTTTTTCCAACACTTCCCACGGCTTGTCGAGCGCTTCGATGATGTGCTTGACCCGGGTGGGAATACGTCCTGCGGAACGGTAGGTCAAAAAGCCAATATCATCAGTAAAAACAGTGATTCGGCTCAGGACACTGCGGTCCATTGACGACATACTGAGAAGCAGGACAAAAAATGTCAAAAGCAGGGTGACGAGATCACCAAAGGTGATGAGCCAGGCATCCCCGGCAATGCCACCGGATTTTTTTTTCTTTTTGCGTGCCATGCCTGCTCCTAACTGTGCTTCCCGCGCTGCTCGAATTTAAAGATAAAGTCGTGATACTTGTACTGGTCTTTGTTGGGACCAAGGCGATGCGTGCCGAGCTTTTCCTGCCAGCGGGCATTGCGCTTGTCCAAAATCAGGTCAACGCGTCGGTTCCGGCGGCGGTTTCTGGGCGTCAGGCTGTTGTAGCGTGGGCGAAAACGTCCAAAGGCTTCGACCCGAAGCATGTTCGGGTCCATGCCTGCGTCCAAAAGAAAGCGGTACAGTATCATAACGCGGGTAAAGGAAAGCTGCCACGAGCTGTCCATGGGCTTGTTGCGGTCTTCGACGTGATACTGTGCGCCTTCTTCATCGCGCAGGGACGAGGTGTGCCCGGCGAGGAGGATTGGGTAGCGCACAGCTAAAAGCACGGGCAGTGCTTCTTCCAGAATTTTTTGACCACGGGGCTTGAGGGTTGTCTTGCCCCGTTCAAAAAGCACGTCATCAGCAATGGACAAGACCTGAACAAACTCATTGGACTTGAAGCTCAGGTCTTCGTTTGCATCGTCCCAGACCATTTCCTTGAGAGGTTCAAGGTCGTTGGTCTCGGCTTCAATGGGACCGGGTTCCACAGCACTGTGCTTGTCGCGCTGCGAGAGCACTTCATAGCTGCGCTGTCCCTGCCCAAAGGTGCCAACAATGGAGCCTATGACGATGAGTTTTCGGCGCTCATCCATAACGCTCATGCTGACGAGCAAAACAAAGAACGTCAGCATGAGGGTCATCAAGTCAGAATAGGTGACCATCCATGCTGGAGCGCCAGAGTTTTTTTTCTCTTCCTGTTTCTTGCTTCGTGCCATGATATGCCTCTGAGCAGCTACTCTGCCTGTCTGCGTTCACGCGGGGGCAGGAAACTGTTCAGCTTTTCTTCGATGATTCGGGGGTTTTCGCCTTTGGAGATGGAGAGAATCCCGTTCAGAATCATTTCTTTGCGCAACACTTCTTCTTTGCTGCGGGTTTTGAGTTTGCCAGCCATTGGAATAAACACGAGGTTTGCCAGAACAGCACCGTAAAAGGTGGTGAGCAGGGCAACCGCCATGGCCGGGCCAATGGTGCTGGGGTCACTCATGGTCTGGAGCATCTGCACCAGGCCGATAACGGTACCGATCATTCCCATTGCCGGGGCAAAGGCGCCAAGCACGGAGCAGATTTCTGATCCGACTTCGTGGCGGCTTTCCAGGTAGGAAATTTCGGTTTCCATGATTTCTTCAATGGTCTGAGGCTCCAGTCCATCAACGGTGAGCTGAAGCCCCTTGCGCAAGAATGGGTCTTCAATTTCCCGGAGCAGAGGCTCCAGAGAGAGAATACCCTCGCGGCGAGCGCGGTTGGCGTAGTCCATGAATTTTTCAATGATCTCTGCCGGGCTTTCGAGAGTGGAGAAAAAGGTCTTTTTGATAACCCCCATCAGACCAAGAATATTGGCCAGAGGGTAGTTGACCATTGTTGCTCCAATCGTTCCGCCCAGAACAATGAGCATTGATGGAATGGAGATAAAGATAAGAGGGCTACCACCGGTCACAATGGCCGCCGCGACCAGACCGAAGGAGAGCACGATACCTATAAGCGTCGCTAAATCCATGTCCTTCGCCAGCTCCTAGAGTTTTGTGGGCCGTGGCCCAAAGATGCGCGTTCCGATCCGAACGATGCTTGCGCCTTCTGCGATTGCCTCATGAAAATCGTCGGTCATGCCCATTGAGAGCACGGGGAGTTTTTGCCCCAGACGGGTTTCCAGCATGTCGCGCAGTTCCCGCAGCCGGGAAAACAGCGGGCGTCGCTGCTCGGGTGTCAGTGTAAACGGTGGCAGGAGCATGAGACCACGGACGCGCAGGGAGTCGAGAGTCATAATCTCTTCAGCAAGCTGGGAAAGATCTGCTTCCTCAATGCCTGCCTTTTGCGTTTCGCGGCCAAGGTTCACTTCAATGAGAACATCCTGAACCGGGGCTTCTGCCGCTATGATACGTTTATGCAATGTGTGGGCCAGTTTCCCGGAGTCAATGGTGTGGACCATTGAGAAACGGCCGGGAATGAACTTGGCTTTGTTGCTCTGGAGTTTTCCAATAAAGTGCCATGTAATGGGCAGGTCAGAAAG
Coding sequences within:
- a CDS encoding OmpA/MotB family protein; protein product: MARKKKKKSGGIAGDAWLITFGDLVTLLLTFFVLLLSMSSMDRSVLSRITVFTDDIGFLTYRSAGRIPTRVKHIIEALDKPWEVLEKQNRIKDLLFPDDVLPESISRQDLMKNLQILERPEGVALVLSDDLLFKTGQSEPGPAARQILATIAGVLKYMTAPVNIAGYTDNIGGDARGNYVLSGKRALSVLHVFLQEGIPNERFSVSGYGPNWAIADNKTPEGRAKNRRVEILIKTTPWLGSYTQ
- a CDS encoding OmpA/MotB family protein; protein product: MARSKKQEEKKNSGAPAWMVTYSDLMTLMLTFFVLLVSMSVMDERRKLIVIGSIVGTFGQGQRSYEVLSQRDKHSAVEPGPIEAETNDLEPLKEMVWDDANEDLSFKSNEFVQVLSIADDVLFERGKTTLKPRGQKILEEALPVLLAVRYPILLAGHTSSLRDEEGAQYHVEDRNKPMDSSWQLSFTRVMILYRFLLDAGMDPNMLRVEAFGRFRPRYNSLTPRNRRRNRRVDLILDKRNARWQEKLGTHRLGPNKDQYKYHDFIFKFEQRGKHS
- a CDS encoding motility protein A codes for the protein MDLATLIGIVLSFGLVAAAIVTGGSPLIFISIPSMLIVLGGTIGATMVNYPLANILGLMGVIKKTFFSTLESPAEIIEKFMDYANRARREGILSLEPLLREIEDPFLRKGLQLTVDGLEPQTIEEIMETEISYLESRHEVGSEICSVLGAFAPAMGMIGTVIGLVQMLQTMSDPSTIGPAMAVALLTTFYGAVLANLVFIPMAGKLKTRSKEEVLRKEMILNGILSISKGENPRIIEEKLNSFLPPRERRQAE
- a CDS encoding YggS family pyridoxal phosphate-dependent enzyme, producing MLSEQEISGIQTRLVETREDIANAAKKAGRDPKDVTLIAVSKFHPVEALGAAYAAGQRHFGENYIQEALDKQDQLSDLPITWHFIGKLQSNKAKFIPGRFSMVHTIDSGKLAHTLHKRIIAAEAPVQDVLIEVNLGRETQKAGIEEADLSQLAEEIMTLDSLRVRGLMLLPPFTLTPEQRRPLFSRLRELRDMLETRLGQKLPVLSMGMTDDFHEAIAEGASIVRIGTRIFGPRPTKL